From the genome of Streptomyces sp. NBC_00523:
CGAGGCGCGGCGGCTGTTCGAGCGGCTGCTGTCCCTCCGCAACGACCTGGGCCTGCTGGCCGAGGAGTGGGACGCCCGGCTCCAGCGCCAGGTGGGCAACTTCCCGCAGGCGTTCAGCCACGTGCCGCTGATCGACACGGCCCTGCGCCTGACGGCGAGCGGGGCGTACGTGGGCTGACGGACCCGGTCCGCGACCTCTCCGCCCGGCTGCCGGACTCCGGCAGCCGGGCGGAGCCGTATCAGCGCGTCCTACGGGCCGGTCACGACGGGCCGGTCCAGCGGGTCCGCCGAGTGCACCGGGTCCGCCGGGTCCGCCTGGGGCAGGCCCCACTCGCTCCACGATCCGTCGTACACGGTCAGGTCCCGGTATCCGGCCAGCTCGGCCCCCAGCGCGAGGACGCAGGCGGTCACCCCGGACCCGCAGCTGAAGAACAGCCGCTCGCGGTCACCGGCCGCCCCGGCGAACGCGGCGCGCAGCTCGTCGGGCGCCCGCATCCGACCCTCGTCCTGGAGCCGTCCGAACGGCAGGCTGACGGCCCCCGGCATATGGCCGCCGCGCAGCCCGGCCCGCGGCTCGGCCTCCGTGCCCTCGAACCGCCCCCGGGTCCTGGCGTCGAGCACCACCGCCTCCGGGTCGGCCAGCGCCTCCGCCACCTCGCCGGCGCCGACGAGGAGCCCGGGCCGGGGCCGGGCCGTGAAGTCCCCGCGCCCGGCGGCCGGTTCGGGCGCGCCCTCGGTGGCGGGCAGCCCGGCGGCGGTCCAGGCGGGCAGGCCCCCGTCGAGGACGGCGGCCCGGTCGAAGCCCATGGTCCGGAGCATCCACCGGGCCCGGGCGCTGGAGTAGATCCCGGCCGCGTCGTACACGATCACGGTGTCCGTGTCGTTCAGGCCGAGCGCCCGCATCTCCTCGGTGAACCGGGCGGCGTCCGGCATGGTGTGGGGCACCGGCGCCGTGTGGTCGGAGAGCGCGCCGTCGATGTCGAAGACCCCGGCCCCCGGAATCCGCGTCCCGCTCCCCCGGTGCGCGCCGACCGACGCGTCGAAGACCCGCAGCCCGGGGGCGCCGAGGCGCGCGGCGAGCCAGTCCACGGAGACGAGGGGGCCGGGCAACGCGCTCTCGTCCCCGTACGCCTGCGTGCCCTCGTCCATACGTCCTCCCCAGCTGCCCGGTCCGAATTTTCCAAGATCGCAGCCGGTCGGAAGGCTGTCAACGGACCCCTCAGCGGGCCAGTTCGTCGTAGACCGCGAGCACCTGGGCCACCGTGTCGTCCTCGGTCGGCCAACTCGCCGCCTGCCGCAGGCCCTCGGCGGCCAGCCGGTCCCGCTCGGCGGGGTCCCCGAGCAGCCGGGCCACCTCGGCGGCCAGCGCCTCGCCGTTCGCGTACGGCACGAGGACGGCGGCGTCCCCCACGAGTTCGGGCGTGCCGCCGACCGCCGTGGCGACCAGGGGCACCCCGGCCCGCAGCGCCTGCTGGGCGGAGGTCGAGCGGGACTCCCAGCGGCTGGGCAGGACGGCGACGTCGGCGGCGGCCAGGACGGCGGCGGCGTCGGACCGGTCGCCGAGCAGTTCGACGGGCAGGCCCTCGGCCGTGATCCGCCGCCGCAGGGCCGCCCGTTCCCGCCCCTCGCCGACGACGGCCACCAGCGGTACGGGGTCGAGCAGGCGCCAAACGGCCGCCGCGTCGAGCAGGGTGTCGTAGCCGTGGTGCGGGACGAGCGTGCCGAGCGCGACGATCAACGGGCGCTCCACCGCGCCCAGTTCGGCGCGGACCTTGGCGGCGGGCGGCCCGGCCGGGCGCGGCGTCCTGGGGGCGGCGACGGGCGCGAGCCGGGCGTCGCGGGCGCCCCGGGCGCGCGCCCGGTCGACCAGGTCGGACGAGGTGGCGAGCACGACGGCCGCCGCGCGCACGGCCCTTCGCTCCAGGAGGTGCAGCAGCCGGCGGCGGGCCCCTTCGGCGTGGGACCGGGTGTGCCAGGTGACGACCAGGGGGACGGGCCGGCGGCCGATCGCCAGGGCGGCCCGTACGGCGGCGTGCAGTCCGTGCGCGTGGACGACGTCCGCGTCGGCGCAGGCGGCGCGCAGGGCCGCGACGGCCGCCGGGTCGCTGCGCCGGGGCACCGGCGCGAAGTGGGCGCCGGTGGCGGCGAAGTCGTGGATGCGGTCCAGCGCGGCCGGCGCGCAGACGGTGACCCGCACGCCCCGGGCGACCAGCCCGGCGGCCAGCGAACCGGCGTGCGTGCTGCTGCCGGCACTGCCGCCGCCGACTACCTGGACCGTGCGCAGCTGTGACACGTCGATGTGCTCCCGGGGCTCCCGAGTCGGGGGTACGAACACCGCCAAGGATGCCAGTCCGTACGCACGTTCCGGCACGACGGAACCGTAACTCCGGGGCTCACCACGACAAATCGGACGGCCGACACCACCCGCACGGGTGAAAGTCTGTACGGCACCACGACACCCGTACGGCCGGGGCGCGCGGACGCGCCCCGGCCGTCACGGCTATCCGTCGGCGCGGGCCGTGGCGAGCAGTTCCTCGGCGTGGGCGCGGGCCGTCTCGGAGTCCTCCTGGCCCGCGAGCATCCGGGACAGCTCCCGCACCCGGTCCTCGCCCTCCAGGACGGTGACCCCGCTGCTGGTCACCGAGCCATCCACGGTCTTCTCGACCAGCAGCTGCCGATCCGCGAACGCGGCCACCTGCGGCAGGTGCGTGACGACGACGACCTGGGCGGACTTCGCCAGCTTCGCGAGCCGCCGCCCGACCTCGACGGCCGCCTTGCCACCGACGCCCGCGTCGACCTCGTCGAAGAGGTACGTGGGCACGGGGTCGGAGCCCGCGAAGACCACCTCGACCGCGAGCATCACCCGGGACAGCTCACCGCCCGAGGCGCCCTTGGCGATGGGCCGGGGCTGGGCGCCGGGGTGCGGGGCGAGGAGCAGTTCGACCTCGTCGGCGCCGGACGGGCCGTAGGCCACGTTGCGGCCGCCGATCTCGATGCCGGACGCCTCGTCCGCCGCGTCGGTCTGCCGGATGTCGAAGGACACCCGGGCGTGCGGCATGGCCAGGGACGCCAGCTCCTCGGTCACCGCCTCCGCGAAGGACGCGGCGGCGGCCGTCCGGGCGTCGGTCAACGCCTGCCCGAGGCCGGAGAGTTCGGCGCGCAGGGCGTCCCGCTCGGCGGTCAGCTCCCCGATCCGGTCGTCGTCGCCCTCCAGCTCGGTGAGCCGGTCCGCGCCCTCCTGCGCCCAGGCGAGTACGGCAGTGATGTCCTCGCCGTACTTGCGGGTGAGGGCGGTGAGCGCGGCGCGCCGCTCCTCGACGGCGGCGAGCCGCAGCGGGTCGGCGTCGAGCTGGTCCGCGTAACCGGACAGTTCGCCGGAGACGTCCGCGAGCAGGATGAAGATCTCGCCGACCCGGTCCGCGAGCGAGGCGAGCGCCGGGTCGTGCGAGCGCACCCCGTCGAGGGCCTGCCGGGCGGCGGCCACCACGGTCGTGGCGTCCAGGGCCTCCGGGTCCTCCGGGTTGCCGGCCAGCGCGGTGTGCGCGAGGGCGGCGGCGGAGGCGAGCGCGTCGGCGTGGCCGAGCCGCTGGGCCTCGGCGGCCAGCTCGGTGTCCTCCCCGGGCAGGGGTTCGACGGCGGCGATCTCGTTAAGGCCGAAGCGCAGGAGGTCGGCCTCCTGGGCGCGTTCGCGGGCGCGCGTCGTCAGCTCGTCCAGCTCCGCCGCGACGTCCCGCAGCCGCCGGTGGGCCGCCGCGTACTTGGCGAGCGGCACGGCGACGCCGTCGCCCGCGTACCGGTCGAGGGCCTGGCGCTGCCGGGCGGGTTTGAGCAGGCCCTGCTGGTCGGTCTGGCCGTGCACGGCGACGAGTTCGTCGGCCAGCTCGGACAGCACGCCCACGGGCACGGATCTGCCGCCGAGGTGCGCCCGGGAGCGCCCTTCGGCGGAGACGGTGCGGCTGATGAGCAGCGCCCCGTCCTCGATCTCGGCCCCGGCCTCCTCGGCGCGCAGCGCCACCGCGTCGCCGTCGGCCACCGTGATCCGGCCCTCGACGACCGCGGCCTTGGCGCCGATCCGCACCAGGGCGGGGTCGGCGCGCCCGCCGAGCAGCAGCCCCAGGCTGGTGACGACCATGGTCTTGCCGGCGCCGGTCTCACCCGTCACCGCGGTGAAACCGGGTGACAGCTCCACCACCGCGTCGTCGATGACCCCGAGCGACCGTATCCGCATCTCCTCCAACACGCACATGACCATACGAGGTTTCCCCGCCCGCGTGCACACGGGTGGGGTCAGTGGGGCGCGCCCCGCCACCCCGAGACGGGCAGCGCGAACTTGGCGACGAGGCGGTCCGTGAACGACGCCCGGTGCAGCCGGGCCAGCCGGACGGGCACGGCACCGCGCCGCACCTCGACCCGTGCCCCGGAGGGCAGCTCGACGGTCCTGCGCCCGTCGCACCACAGCACCCCGTGCGGGGTGTGCGGCTGGACCTCGACGGCGAGCACCGACGTGGGCGAGGTCACGAGCGGCTTGGCGAACAGGGCGTGGGCGCTGATCGGGACCATCAGCAGCGCCTCGACCTCCGGCCACACGACGGGCCCGCCGGCCGAGAAGGCGTACGCGGTCGAGCCGGTGGGCGTCGCGCACACGATGCCGTCGCAGCCGAACCCGGTCACCGGGCGGCCGTCGATCTCCAGGACGACTTCGAGCATCCGCTCGGGCGACACCTTCTGCACGGCCGCCTCGTTGAGCGCCCAGTCGGTGTGGACGACGTCCCCGTTGCTGTGCACCAGGACGTCGATCGTCATGCGCTCCTCGACCGTGTACGCCCGGGTGACGACCCGGTCGACCACCTGGTCGAGGTCGTCGCGCTCGGCCTCGGCGAGGAAGCCGACCCGGCCGAGGTTGACGCCGAGCATGGGCACGCCGGAGGCGCGGGAGAGTTCGGCGCCGCGCAGCAGCGTCCCGTCGCCGCCGAGGACGATCAGCAGCTCGCAGCCGTTGAGCACCTCGGGCGTCGCATCGGTGACGGTCTCGACGGACGGGGGCAGCGGCAGGTCGGCCGCCTCGGTGGCGAGGACCCGCACCCCCAGGCCGTTGCGCAGCAGCCCCTGCACGACGAGTTCCGCGCTGCGGATCGCGGCCGGGCGGCCGGTGTGCGCGAGAAGGAAGACTGTTCGTGCCTCATACGTCGTCAACGGGGCCCCTCCGCCACTGCACGGTCGACATCAGCGGGATCCAGTTCCGGTGCTCCGGCCCGCAGCCACAGAAAGTACTCGACGTTCCCCGAGGGCCCCGGCAGCGGGCTCGCGGTCACGCCCCGCACCCCCAGGCCCAGCGCCCACGCCCGGCGCGCCACCTCCCGTACCGCCTCGGCGCGCAGTTCGGGGCTGCGCACCACCCCGCCGCTGCCGAGCCGTTCCTTGCCGACCTCGAACTGCGGCTTGACCATGAGCACCAGGTCGGCGCCGGGGGCCGTGCAGCGGAACAGGGCCGGCATCACGAGCCCGAGCGGGATGAACGACAGGTCGCCGACCACCAGGTCGACCGGCTCGCCGTCGATGGCCTCCAGGGTCAGTTCCCGGACGTTGGTGCGGTCCTTGACGACGACGCGCCCGTCGGACTGGAGCGACCAGGCGAGCTGCCCGTAGCCGACGTCCACGGCGACGACCTGCGCGGCGCCCGCGCGCAGCAGCACATCGGTGAAC
Proteins encoded in this window:
- a CDS encoding NAD kinase gives rise to the protein MTTYEARTVFLLAHTGRPAAIRSAELVVQGLLRNGLGVRVLATEAADLPLPPSVETVTDATPEVLNGCELLIVLGGDGTLLRGAELSRASGVPMLGVNLGRVGFLAEAERDDLDQVVDRVVTRAYTVEERMTIDVLVHSNGDVVHTDWALNEAAVQKVSPERMLEVVLEIDGRPVTGFGCDGIVCATPTGSTAYAFSAGGPVVWPEVEALLMVPISAHALFAKPLVTSPTSVLAVEVQPHTPHGVLWCDGRRTVELPSGARVEVRRGAVPVRLARLHRASFTDRLVAKFALPVSGWRGAPH
- a CDS encoding sulfurtransferase — encoded protein: MDEGTQAYGDESALPGPLVSVDWLAARLGAPGLRVFDASVGAHRGSGTRIPGAGVFDIDGALSDHTAPVPHTMPDAARFTEEMRALGLNDTDTVIVYDAAGIYSSARARWMLRTMGFDRAAVLDGGLPAWTAAGLPATEGAPEPAAGRGDFTARPRPGLLVGAGEVAEALADPEAVVLDARTRGRFEGTEAEPRAGLRGGHMPGAVSLPFGRLQDEGRMRAPDELRAAFAGAAGDRERLFFSCGSGVTACVLALGAELAGYRDLTVYDGSWSEWGLPQADPADPVHSADPLDRPVVTGP
- the recN gene encoding DNA repair protein RecN, which produces MCVLEEMRIRSLGVIDDAVVELSPGFTAVTGETGAGKTMVVTSLGLLLGGRADPALVRIGAKAAVVEGRITVADGDAVALRAEEAGAEIEDGALLISRTVSAEGRSRAHLGGRSVPVGVLSELADELVAVHGQTDQQGLLKPARQRQALDRYAGDGVAVPLAKYAAAHRRLRDVAAELDELTTRARERAQEADLLRFGLNEIAAVEPLPGEDTELAAEAQRLGHADALASAAALAHTALAGNPEDPEALDATTVVAAARQALDGVRSHDPALASLADRVGEIFILLADVSGELSGYADQLDADPLRLAAVEERRAALTALTRKYGEDITAVLAWAQEGADRLTELEGDDDRIGELTAERDALRAELSGLGQALTDARTAAAASFAEAVTEELASLAMPHARVSFDIRQTDAADEASGIEIGGRNVAYGPSGADEVELLLAPHPGAQPRPIAKGASGGELSRVMLAVEVVFAGSDPVPTYLFDEVDAGVGGKAAVEVGRRLAKLAKSAQVVVVTHLPQVAAFADRQLLVEKTVDGSVTSSGVTVLEGEDRVRELSRMLAGQEDSETARAHAEELLATARADG
- a CDS encoding glycosyltransferase family 4 protein; this translates as MSQLRTVQVVGGGSAGSSTHAGSLAAGLVARGVRVTVCAPAALDRIHDFAATGAHFAPVPRRSDPAAVAALRAACADADVVHAHGLHAAVRAALAIGRRPVPLVVTWHTRSHAEGARRRLLHLLERRAVRAAAVVLATSSDLVDRARARGARDARLAPVAAPRTPRPAGPPAAKVRAELGAVERPLIVALGTLVPHHGYDTLLDAAAVWRLLDPVPLVAVVGEGRERAALRRRITAEGLPVELLGDRSDAAAVLAAADVAVLPSRWESRSTSAQQALRAGVPLVATAVGGTPELVGDAAVLVPYANGEALAAEVARLLGDPAERDRLAAEGLRQAASWPTEDDTVAQVLAVYDELAR
- a CDS encoding TlyA family RNA methyltransferase, which translates into the protein MAGVARRRLDAELVRRKLARSREHAGQLIAAGRVTVGGNTATKSATQVETSAALVVTKDDSDPDYVSRGGHKLAGALAAFVPLGLEVEGRRALDAGASTGGFTDVLLRAGAAQVVAVDVGYGQLAWSLQSDGRVVVKDRTNVRELTLEAIDGEPVDLVVGDLSFIPLGLVMPALFRCTAPGADLVLMVKPQFEVGKERLGSGGVVRSPELRAEAVREVARRAWALGLGVRGVTASPLPGPSGNVEYFLWLRAGAPELDPADVDRAVAEGPR